A window of the Dickeya dianthicola NCPPB 453 genome harbors these coding sequences:
- the virB11 gene encoding P-type DNA transfer ATPase VirB11 yields MNAENLSLDFMKSQLFGEFLPLAGLTEIAINRPGEIHTKINGRWQRHESPVTLRQCHAFANALASWHDDNIDDTSPILSATLESGERIQAIIPPACERNTVSITLRKPSYAQKTHQSWIEAGFYHRVTGQEQAGSKDEELTRYYNNGDIPHFIEKAVEYGKTLFIVGETGSGKTTYMKTLLHYIPSHLRLTTIEDNPEIRFYHHANYVHLFYPAEATDEAIVTPGRLIRANYRMNPDRILLAEIRGREAWDALKIIGSGHEGLITSLHAGSPEECIEGLIDRCYENPDCNNIPFDVLLRKVLKCVDIIVSLDIHGDVRRMSDIYFKPVHLHHMKEIFR; encoded by the coding sequence ATGAACGCTGAAAACCTGTCGCTGGATTTTATGAAAAGCCAGTTATTTGGTGAATTTCTACCACTGGCAGGCCTGACGGAAATCGCCATTAACCGCCCCGGAGAGATCCACACCAAAATAAACGGTCGATGGCAGAGGCATGAATCGCCGGTCACCTTGCGCCAGTGCCATGCCTTTGCCAACGCGCTGGCCTCATGGCATGACGATAATATTGATGACACGTCACCGATTCTTTCCGCCACGCTGGAGTCTGGCGAACGCATTCAGGCCATTATTCCTCCGGCCTGCGAGCGGAATACCGTGTCTATTACGCTGCGCAAACCGTCATATGCGCAAAAAACGCATCAGTCGTGGATTGAGGCGGGCTTTTATCACCGCGTAACCGGTCAGGAGCAGGCTGGAAGCAAGGACGAAGAACTGACCCGATATTACAACAACGGGGACATCCCCCACTTTATTGAAAAAGCCGTCGAGTACGGCAAAACGCTCTTTATTGTGGGGGAAACCGGCTCGGGTAAAACCACCTACATGAAGACGTTGCTGCACTATATTCCGTCGCATCTCAGGCTGACGACGATTGAAGACAACCCTGAAATCCGGTTTTACCACCACGCTAATTATGTGCATCTGTTTTACCCGGCAGAGGCCACCGACGAGGCAATTGTCACCCCCGGCAGGCTGATACGGGCGAATTATCGAATGAACCCGGACAGAATTCTGCTGGCGGAAATTCGCGGGCGGGAAGCCTGGGATGCACTGAAAATTATCGGCTCCGGCCATGAAGGGCTTATTACCTCCCTGCACGCGGGCAGCCCGGAAGAGTGTATTGAGGGACTCATCGACCGCTGCTATGAAAACCCGGACTGCAACAATATCCCGTTCGATGTGTTGTTACGCAAGGTGCTTAAATGCGTAGATATTATCGTCAGTCTGGATATCCATGGCGACGTTCGCCGGATGAGCGATATTTATTTTAAACCGGTACACCTTCATCACATGAAGGAAATATTCAGATAG
- a CDS encoding EexN family lipoprotein, giving the protein MKTSLCIFSVIWGAFCLTGCDNPKSTQWYKAHPDEMNQRYQACESSGEDSQDCKNARAARFELRQEKAKVPNLN; this is encoded by the coding sequence ATGAAAACGTCACTGTGCATTTTTTCGGTTATTTGGGGCGCATTTTGCCTAACAGGATGTGATAACCCCAAATCAACACAATGGTACAAAGCGCACCCAGATGAAATGAACCAGCGATATCAGGCGTGTGAGTCATCCGGGGAAGACTCACAGGATTGCAAAAATGCACGAGCAGCGCGATTCGAACTCCGTCAGGAAAAGGCCAAGGTTCCCAATTTGAACTAA
- the virB9 gene encoding P-type conjugative transfer protein VirB9, producing MMLKNTVLIGLMLASCAVWGAAIPRGSAYDSRIQHVTYDSQNATVVNTRPGYLTTLLFDDDEAVLDAQTGFPKGWRVTKSDNRVDVSPNPVIQPVTEGNGNNVNKVFLPTAKEWKTNLLVVTSKRDYSLELNVLDNDSPSQAFIIRFHYPDEARRQSAAADAAHRQRLREAQEKQQIAAAFEQATTPRNWHYIKRVAAGSAAIAPDFAYDDGRFITLGFSPAKILPSLFRVVNQQEQTVTPLITKHGNDTVMVVRAMSPHLVLRYGRAVVGIENTAFGNVAVSAGDTVSPAVTLEAK from the coding sequence ATGATGCTGAAAAACACCGTACTGATAGGGCTGATGCTGGCGTCGTGCGCTGTCTGGGGGGCCGCGATACCACGCGGCAGCGCCTATGACAGCCGCATACAGCATGTCACCTATGACAGCCAGAATGCCACCGTCGTCAACACCCGCCCCGGCTACCTCACCACGCTCCTGTTCGATGACGATGAAGCGGTGCTCGACGCCCAGACCGGTTTTCCCAAAGGCTGGCGAGTGACCAAAAGCGATAACCGGGTGGACGTCAGCCCCAACCCTGTCATCCAGCCGGTAACGGAGGGCAACGGCAATAACGTCAACAAGGTGTTTCTGCCGACTGCCAAAGAGTGGAAAACCAACCTGTTGGTGGTGACATCCAAACGCGATTACAGCCTGGAGCTTAACGTGCTGGATAACGACTCGCCCTCGCAGGCCTTCATTATCCGTTTTCACTATCCCGATGAAGCGCGCAGGCAATCAGCGGCGGCCGATGCCGCCCACCGGCAACGCCTGCGTGAGGCACAGGAAAAGCAACAGATTGCGGCCGCCTTCGAGCAGGCCACCACACCGCGAAACTGGCACTATATCAAGCGGGTCGCGGCGGGTTCGGCGGCAATTGCACCGGATTTTGCCTACGATGATGGCCGCTTTATCACCCTCGGTTTTTCTCCCGCCAAAATCCTGCCGTCACTGTTTCGGGTCGTTAACCAGCAGGAGCAGACCGTCACGCCCCTAATCACCAAACACGGGAACGACACCGTGATGGTCGTGCGGGCCATGTCGCCGCATCTGGTGTTGCGTTATGGCCGCGCCGTGGTCGGCATTGAGAATACCGCATTCGGCAACGTCGCCGTCAGCGCCGGCGACACCGTTTCGCCCGCCGTCACGCTGGAGGCCAAATGA
- the virB10 gene encoding VirB10/TraB/TrbI family type IV secretion system protein, producing the protein MTDHPIPDTAEKTVAEREAEARERARAARESQTPAHNTPPGQPDVTRFKKTASRRTLWVSLLSLAVLMLLAWSGDRFFGAVKHSDDKAAETQPPTGVIPPARKNLGMDRHPFGLFEQNRPENTTDHRQTQAAPPPPAPPALNKAAALADGLNQASDTASASHVTASGTDKQKPTTAPDPEIKDTAPGVATVTHVRRLGLDPDLYLPVDSDIPCSMMQRFVSDVGGRISCLISEDVYSASHHVKLLPAGTIARGVYRTGALQQGRSRMFVIWTALRTPEPGSLHIPLTDTEATGPLGEAGISGRIDTHFWERFGNALMLSTVQDVAAAAANTAPGKDRNTDYTENTRAAASEMAKTALENSINIPPTMYLNQGEVIGIMTGTDIDFSSVYQLRLKKRWYER; encoded by the coding sequence ATGACAGACCATCCCATCCCGGATACAGCGGAAAAAACCGTGGCCGAGCGGGAAGCCGAAGCCCGTGAACGCGCCAGAGCCGCGAGAGAAAGCCAGACACCGGCGCACAACACACCGCCCGGTCAGCCGGACGTCACCCGCTTTAAAAAAACCGCCAGTCGCCGAACGCTGTGGGTCAGCCTGCTCAGTCTGGCGGTGCTGATGCTGCTGGCATGGAGTGGGGATCGCTTTTTTGGCGCAGTCAAACACAGCGATGACAAGGCGGCGGAGACCCAGCCGCCGACCGGTGTAATACCGCCTGCGCGTAAAAACCTCGGTATGGACCGTCATCCGTTCGGTCTGTTCGAGCAGAACAGACCGGAAAACACAACGGATCATCGCCAGACGCAGGCTGCTCCGCCACCGCCAGCACCGCCCGCGTTAAACAAGGCCGCCGCCCTGGCCGACGGGTTAAATCAGGCGTCAGATACCGCATCGGCTTCCCACGTCACCGCCTCCGGCACTGACAAGCAAAAGCCCACTACCGCGCCTGACCCGGAGATAAAAGACACCGCGCCCGGCGTGGCAACCGTCACCCACGTCCGGCGGCTCGGTCTCGATCCCGATCTCTACCTGCCGGTTGATAGCGACATTCCCTGCTCGATGATGCAGCGCTTTGTTTCCGATGTCGGCGGGCGGATTTCCTGCCTCATCAGCGAGGATGTCTACAGCGCCAGTCATCACGTGAAGCTGCTCCCGGCAGGCACCATCGCCCGTGGCGTCTACCGCACCGGCGCACTGCAACAGGGCCGGAGCCGGATGTTTGTCATCTGGACGGCGTTACGCACACCAGAGCCCGGTAGCCTGCACATTCCGCTGACCGATACCGAGGCCACCGGCCCGTTGGGAGAAGCCGGGATTAGCGGCAGGATCGATACCCATTTCTGGGAGCGGTTCGGCAATGCATTGATGTTGAGCACAGTGCAGGACGTCGCCGCAGCGGCGGCGAATACAGCGCCGGGGAAAGACCGTAATACCGACTACACCGAGAATACGCGTGCTGCCGCCTCGGAGATGGCAAAAACGGCACTGGAAAACAGCATCAATATCCCGCCCACGATGTATCTGAATCAGGGGGAGGTGATCGGCATCATGACCGGTACGGATATCGATTTCTCTTCCGTTTATCAACTGCGTCTGAAAAAGAGGTGGTATGAACGCTGA
- a CDS encoding type IV secretion system protein, with amino-acid sequence MQTRYLFLAFSLWLSAPAISAGIPVFDAVNNTESINQWMQKLKQWQETVTHYKNELDAYKQQLATATGIRDIQGFLREAKSLKDDIDALRKNGISLDDLLTNPDGSYSSALQGLYKKYQSFDSCNPSRSSLRYQDSCKQLLLNQALAIENTREVQDRMTGTLNDIADLSDRIANAKDSKESQDLANAVAAKSVQLNALTSQWEMSVRQAEQRATLLEQQRQNAFNEQQLAAPVPDFNH; translated from the coding sequence ATGCAAACCCGATATCTCTTCCTGGCGTTCTCGCTATGGCTGTCCGCACCGGCGATAAGTGCCGGTATCCCGGTGTTTGATGCCGTCAATAATACCGAGTCGATTAATCAATGGATGCAAAAACTCAAACAATGGCAGGAAACCGTTACCCACTATAAAAACGAGCTGGATGCCTATAAACAGCAATTGGCGACTGCAACAGGGATACGGGATATTCAGGGGTTTCTCCGCGAGGCGAAAAGCCTGAAAGACGATATCGACGCGCTTCGCAAGAACGGTATTTCACTGGATGACCTGCTGACCAATCCAGACGGTTCCTATTCTTCCGCGCTTCAGGGGTTATATAAAAAATACCAATCGTTTGATAGCTGTAACCCGTCCCGCTCATCCCTGCGTTATCAGGACAGTTGCAAACAGCTGTTACTCAATCAGGCACTGGCGATTGAGAATACCCGTGAGGTTCAGGACAGGATGACGGGCACGTTAAACGACATCGCAGACCTGTCTGATCGCATCGCCAATGCCAAAGATTCGAAAGAATCACAGGACCTGGCGAATGCCGTCGCGGCCAAAAGCGTGCAACTGAACGCCCTAACCAGCCAGTGGGAGATGTCTGTCAGGCAGGCTGAACAGCGGGCAACACTGCTGGAGCAGCAACGGCAAAATGCGTTCAATGAGCAGCAACTTGCCGCACCGGTTCCCGATTTTAATCATTGA
- a CDS encoding TrbC/VirB2 family protein yields MQKRNHLPAFFPAFMSGQTLAAGSGFTKANDTLSNTSTGLLGLAAVTITLATMWVGYKVLFDGKSLHDMRNVIIGAILIVGASGFGAYWAS; encoded by the coding sequence ATGCAAAAACGTAACCACTTACCGGCCTTTTTTCCCGCCTTCATGTCCGGCCAGACGCTGGCGGCAGGCAGCGGATTTACCAAAGCCAACGACACGCTGAGCAACACCTCCACCGGCCTGCTGGGGCTGGCCGCCGTCACCATCACACTGGCCACCATGTGGGTGGGTTACAAGGTGCTGTTTGACGGTAAAAGCCTGCATGACATGCGCAACGTCATTATCGGGGCGATCCTGATCGTCGGCGCATCCGGCTTTGGCGCGTACTGGGCATCCTAG
- a CDS encoding VirB4 family type IV secretion/conjugal transfer ATPase encodes MTTLNKALTRPAAIMGIPLVPFVLVSGAILLLSVYTRYYLALLLIPAWLEMRAKARADIHHFGLWWLAFKTRGRFATNRYFGATAMLASQYDAVDISEFTDKMKLNARITLDKYIPYSSHLHPHVIRNRHGDFVATWELGGTLFECEDEHHLTLMASHLNNLIRAYEGLPVTFYIHRIRETYQDAFEATSGIPFSDEVAARYYRALNAKPLWRHRLFFTVCYAPFSALEKKTVKTQPAGKRQAALDEALKVMLEHHAALGSALSRYMATPLGTYEEKGRVYSSQLAFYHRLITGQWQPVAVTRSPFYLTLSTPDVFFTTDTAECQTVGGSRFFRSLEIKDYSPETATGLLDALLYAESEYVLTQSFTCMARDEAQHHIRLAEKRLNATDDDALSQREELVVLRDLLQSGHVSCGKYHFSLLVSSASADQVVRETHALAQPFTDLGIMTSLSTLSLPAAYLAQLPGMYPFRPRLVVVSSQNYADLSSLHNFHPHKRSGNPWGEAIAILTSPGGGGYYLNLHDSQVGRDDFNEKTPGNTAIIGKTGSGKTLLMTMMQHLMQKYRHPATFSASAPGKRLTTVYFDKDRAAEMSIRQMGGRYFRIRTGTPAGFNPFSLAPTRRNISFIKQLVRMLCRRNGKPLDPRDEARISAAVDTLMQDYPPELRRYGITRLLEVLPEPPTREARTNGLRIRLKQWTQGGEFGWVFDNAEDSFNIGESDNIGIDGTEFLDDDDIRGPITFYLLFRVTSLLDGRRLVMFMDEFWKWLADVEFSRFSLNMLKVIRKLNGIFIPATQSPDEIVRHPIAPAIIEQCSTQIFLANPKASRADYVEKMNVPDSVYDTVRHLDPGEHYMVIVKTPLRAGETRPFVALARMDLSGIGNLTTILSGSEDNLKRFDALYQEGMSPHDWKAAFLEQAI; translated from the coding sequence ATGACCACCCTGAATAAAGCGCTCACCCGGCCCGCCGCCATTATGGGCATTCCCCTCGTCCCGTTCGTTCTCGTCAGCGGGGCCATCCTCCTGCTGTCGGTTTACACCCGCTATTACCTTGCACTGCTGCTGATCCCGGCCTGGCTGGAGATGCGGGCGAAGGCCCGAGCCGATATCCATCATTTCGGGCTGTGGTGGCTGGCGTTTAAAACCCGTGGCCGGTTTGCCACCAATCGCTATTTCGGTGCGACGGCAATGCTGGCAAGCCAGTATGACGCCGTCGATATTTCGGAGTTTACCGACAAGATGAAATTAAACGCGCGCATCACGCTGGATAAATACATCCCCTACTCCTCCCACCTTCACCCGCACGTCATCAGAAACCGCCACGGTGACTTCGTCGCCACCTGGGAGCTGGGCGGCACCCTGTTTGAATGTGAGGATGAACATCATCTGACGCTGATGGCAAGCCATCTCAACAACCTGATCCGCGCCTATGAAGGGCTGCCGGTCACGTTCTATATTCACCGTATCCGGGAGACCTATCAGGATGCGTTCGAGGCGACCTCGGGTATTCCCTTTTCAGACGAGGTCGCGGCACGCTATTACCGGGCACTCAACGCGAAGCCGCTCTGGCGGCATCGGCTGTTTTTCACCGTCTGTTATGCACCCTTCTCCGCACTGGAGAAAAAGACCGTGAAGACGCAGCCCGCCGGAAAGAGGCAAGCGGCGCTGGATGAGGCGCTGAAGGTCATGCTGGAGCACCATGCCGCACTCGGCAGCGCACTGTCACGCTACATGGCGACCCCGTTGGGAACGTATGAGGAGAAAGGACGGGTCTACTCCTCGCAACTGGCGTTCTACCATCGCCTGATCACCGGCCAATGGCAGCCGGTGGCGGTGACACGTTCACCGTTTTACCTCACGCTCAGTACCCCGGATGTGTTTTTTACCACCGACACCGCCGAATGCCAGACCGTCGGCGGCTCCCGTTTCTTTCGCAGTCTGGAAATCAAGGACTATTCGCCGGAAACCGCGACCGGCCTGCTGGATGCGCTGTTGTATGCCGAAAGCGAGTACGTACTGACGCAGTCTTTCACCTGCATGGCGCGGGATGAAGCTCAACATCATATCCGACTGGCGGAAAAACGGTTGAATGCAACCGACGATGACGCCCTGTCACAGCGTGAAGAGCTGGTTGTCTTGCGCGACCTGCTCCAGTCCGGGCATGTGTCCTGCGGCAAATACCACTTTTCCCTGCTGGTGTCCTCAGCCAGCGCCGATCAGGTGGTCAGGGAGACCCACGCGCTGGCCCAACCGTTTACCGACCTCGGTATCATGACCTCGCTGTCCACGCTGTCGTTACCTGCCGCGTATCTGGCTCAACTGCCCGGCATGTATCCCTTTCGCCCCCGGCTGGTGGTCGTCAGCAGCCAGAATTACGCGGATCTGAGCAGCCTGCATAACTTTCACCCTCACAAGCGCAGCGGCAACCCGTGGGGAGAGGCCATCGCCATTCTGACATCGCCCGGCGGCGGCGGTTATTACCTGAACCTGCACGACAGCCAGGTCGGGCGGGATGATTTTAACGAGAAAACACCGGGGAATACCGCCATCATCGGCAAAACCGGCTCAGGGAAGACCCTGCTGATGACGATGATGCAACACCTGATGCAGAAGTACCGCCACCCGGCGACATTTTCCGCCTCAGCCCCCGGCAAACGGCTGACCACCGTTTACTTTGATAAAGACCGGGCCGCCGAGATGTCGATCCGCCAGATGGGCGGGCGTTACTTTCGCATCCGCACCGGTACGCCTGCCGGGTTTAACCCGTTTTCACTTGCACCAACCCGACGCAACATCAGCTTTATCAAGCAATTGGTCCGCATGTTGTGCCGTCGCAACGGCAAACCGCTCGACCCACGCGATGAGGCACGCATCAGCGCCGCCGTGGATACCCTGATGCAGGACTACCCGCCGGAATTGCGCCGTTACGGGATAACCCGGCTGCTGGAGGTGTTGCCCGAACCGCCGACCCGCGAGGCCAGAACCAACGGGCTGCGCATCCGTCTGAAGCAGTGGACGCAGGGCGGCGAATTCGGCTGGGTTTTCGATAACGCGGAGGACAGTTTTAACATCGGCGAGAGCGATAACATCGGCATCGATGGAACAGAATTTCTGGATGACGACGACATACGCGGCCCGATCACCTTTTACCTGTTGTTCCGTGTCACCAGCCTGCTGGACGGTCGCCGGTTGGTGATGTTCATGGATGAATTCTGGAAATGGCTGGCGGATGTCGAGTTTTCCAGATTCTCCCTCAATATGCTCAAGGTGATCCGTAAACTGAACGGCATTTTTATCCCCGCCACCCAGTCCCCCGATGAAATTGTCAGGCACCCCATCGCGCCCGCGATTATTGAACAGTGCAGCACGCAGATCTTTCTCGCCAATCCCAAAGCCAGCCGGGCGGATTACGTAGAGAAAATGAACGTCCCCGACAGCGTGTATGACACCGTCCGTCATCTGGACCCAGGCGAGCATTATATGGTCATCGTGAAAACACCGCTGCGCGCCGGTGAAACCCGGCCCTTTGTCGCCCTGGCAAGAATGGATTTATCGGGCATCGGCAACCTCACCACAATCCTGAGCGGAAGCGAAGACAACCTGAAACGGTTTGATGCGCTTTATCAGGAAGGTATGTCCCCTCACGATTGGAAAGCGGCCTTCCTTGAACAGGCCATCTGA
- a CDS encoding TrbM/KikA/MpfK family conjugal transfer protein, producing MKTVILTAFLLGMNVLFPASVIAADACEAVLCLYGKTTGNSGGNTCQSAERAFFSIVKKNRHGFLPGQTADARQSFLNECDSADPAAISQIIGQYGRVRS from the coding sequence ATGAAAACCGTCATACTCACCGCCTTTCTTCTCGGCATGAATGTATTATTTCCGGCCTCAGTGATAGCTGCTGATGCCTGTGAAGCTGTTTTATGTCTGTACGGTAAAACCACCGGAAACAGCGGTGGAAATACCTGTCAGTCGGCTGAACGCGCCTTCTTTTCTATTGTGAAAAAGAACCGGCACGGTTTTCTCCCCGGCCAGACTGCCGATGCCAGACAATCCTTTTTAAACGAATGTGATTCGGCTGACCCGGCCGCGATCAGCCAGATTATCGGTCAATATGGCCGCGTTCGTAGCTAA
- a CDS encoding virB8 family protein, whose translation MSETENLIASSRTFEAVLLEKDEREKKRAWRMAATGFALAALTITALIILLPLKTTDIELWSVDKQTGRYEYMTRLKEKDIATEAALAHALSAQYVRLREGYNYFALQRDYDDVQLFNSDSVNRDYLDEFNGNQAPDVMFNKAEYLVSVEMISNIHAPATAPDYLATLRVKRIIRRIADNTVKTDIWNIRLTYRYLPRKQLTDSQREVNPLGFIVTSYQRDKELRGE comes from the coding sequence ATGTCTGAAACAGAAAACCTCATTGCGTCATCCCGCACCTTTGAAGCGGTTCTGCTGGAAAAGGATGAACGGGAAAAAAAGCGTGCGTGGCGCATGGCGGCAACCGGGTTTGCGCTGGCGGCGCTGACAATAACCGCGCTGATTATTCTGCTGCCGCTGAAAACCACCGACATCGAATTATGGTCGGTGGATAAACAGACCGGGCGCTATGAATATATGACCCGTCTCAAGGAGAAGGATATCGCTACCGAAGCCGCGCTGGCGCATGCGCTATCCGCCCAGTACGTCCGGCTGCGCGAAGGCTATAACTATTTTGCGCTTCAGCGCGATTATGACGACGTGCAGCTCTTCAACAGCGACAGCGTGAACCGGGATTACCTCGACGAGTTTAACGGCAATCAGGCCCCCGACGTCATGTTCAATAAAGCGGAATACCTCGTGTCTGTCGAGATGATTTCCAACATTCACGCCCCCGCCACCGCCCCTGACTACCTGGCAACCTTAAGAGTTAAACGCATAATCCGCCGCATTGCGGATAACACGGTCAAAACGGATATCTGGAACATCCGCCTGACTTATCGCTACCTCCCCCGCAAACAATTGACGGACAGCCAGCGAGAAGTGAACCCGCTGGGGTTCATCGTTACCAGCTACCAGCGCGATAAAGAACTGAGGGGGGAATGA
- a CDS encoding type IV secretion system protein, which produces MSGGMFVGMNNTITDGLQAILRGQTSVYGDMVSIIAVSSFTVFVTYQGYQTLAGKRQTPVEDVMWDIGRMLLIMTFVLNLDGWLNLAIAAINGLKDGVSGDDNVWSLLDTVWEKAQTIGQKLYQQDDSAYVKLNGGVAEILVWGGVIVTLLFGATVNLLAEIIIVLMTTTAPLFIFCLLYGFLTPMFNNWMKIIFTVILTMMFSALSIRIVINYLNGILDKAVNFADSANIITLGVQCCVAGVISGVIIWFAAKIAGALGGVAVQATLQGAAMSGLRGLASTSSEAAKPAMKTGAAAARLAAKGSHAAGTLIATGTGNAISAWQKRAAAIESMKRLNQQRPR; this is translated from the coding sequence ATGTCGGGTGGTATGTTTGTTGGAATGAACAACACGATCACTGACGGCCTACAAGCCATACTGCGGGGGCAAACCTCCGTCTATGGCGATATGGTAAGTATTATCGCCGTCAGTTCCTTCACTGTATTTGTCACTTATCAGGGTTATCAAACCCTGGCCGGAAAACGCCAAACACCCGTCGAAGATGTCATGTGGGATATAGGGCGAATGTTATTAATCATGACATTCGTTTTAAATCTCGATGGCTGGCTGAATTTAGCCATTGCGGCCATTAACGGCTTAAAAGACGGCGTCAGCGGTGATGATAATGTCTGGTCATTGCTCGATACCGTCTGGGAGAAAGCACAGACCATTGGGCAAAAACTTTATCAACAGGATGATTCCGCCTATGTAAAGCTCAATGGCGGTGTTGCCGAAATTCTGGTCTGGGGCGGTGTTATTGTCACACTGCTTTTTGGCGCTACGGTTAACCTGTTAGCCGAAATTATCATTGTATTAATGACGACAACCGCGCCATTATTTATTTTCTGCCTGTTGTATGGGTTCCTGACTCCAATGTTTAACAACTGGATGAAAATTATTTTTACGGTCATCCTTACAATGATGTTTTCGGCTTTATCAATCAGGATCGTCATTAATTATCTCAATGGTATCTTAGATAAGGCGGTTAATTTTGCCGACAGCGCCAATATCATTACGCTTGGTGTTCAGTGTTGTGTTGCGGGCGTTATTTCCGGCGTCATTATTTGGTTTGCAGCGAAAATTGCCGGTGCATTAGGTGGTGTCGCCGTTCAGGCCACCTTGCAGGGGGCCGCCATGAGCGGCTTACGCGGGCTGGCGAGCACGTCATCTGAAGCAGCAAAACCGGCGATGAAGACCGGCGCGGCGGCGGCCCGGCTGGCCGCCAAAGGGAGCCATGCCGCCGGGACACTCATCGCCACGGGCACTGGCAACGCCATCTCCGCATGGCAAAAGCGCGCCGCCGCCATTGAGAGTATGAAGCGCCTTAACCAGCAGCGTCCTCGCTAA
- a CDS encoding lytic transglycosylase domain-containing protein, producing the protein MLSPTAFLAAAMQCAASIHPSTAFDVAKVESGFNPYAIAEIVPNDERMPGSAGVISHQPTNDETAVNIINRIAARGRRYSIGLMQITSTHFRHYGVTARALLDPCTNLSVFERILTDCYQRGGTLQRALSCYYAGNFTAGQQPESAFNQTSYLQRIGYAVPSTREDRTRSTTSQATSAIHYPATVLRGELADTTTPVSTTLRYPNAVLRGDVSPQ; encoded by the coding sequence ATGCTTTCCCCGACAGCCTTTCTGGCGGCGGCGATGCAGTGTGCCGCCAGCATTCACCCGTCCACCGCGTTTGATGTGGCGAAGGTGGAATCCGGCTTTAATCCTTACGCCATCGCTGAAATCGTGCCAAACGACGAGAGAATGCCCGGCAGCGCCGGTGTTATTTCCCATCAGCCCACCAACGATGAAACGGCCGTCAATATCATCAACCGGATAGCGGCCAGGGGTCGCCGCTATTCAATCGGGCTGATGCAAATCACCAGCACCCATTTCCGGCATTACGGCGTGACCGCCCGGGCGTTGTTAGACCCCTGCACCAATCTGTCTGTTTTTGAGCGCATTCTTACCGACTGCTATCAGCGCGGCGGCACGCTGCAACGCGCGCTCAGTTGCTACTACGCCGGTAATTTCACTGCCGGTCAACAGCCGGAATCCGCCTTTAACCAGACCAGTTATCTCCAGCGTATTGGCTATGCCGTCCCGTCAACGCGGGAAGACCGCACGCGTAGTACCACCAGCCAGGCCACGTCAGCAATTCATTACCCGGCCACCGTGCTGCGCGGTGAGCTTGCCGACACCACTACCCCGGTTTCGACCACCCTGCGCTACCCCAATGCCGTCCTTCGCGGCGATGTATCCCCCCAGTGA